GGGAAGGGATCTGTTTATCAACACCGAGGAAGAGGTGATCCGCAGCTACCGCCGCGGGTTTGAGCTCTACGAACGCGATCGGCTGTTGATACCCGACGGCAATCTTTGCGAAGTGTCGTTCGAGCAACTGGAATGCGACCCGTTGTCGGAACTCGAACGCGTCTATGCATCGCTGAACCTTCCCGGATTCGACGATGTGGCCGAATCTGTCACCAGAGAACTTCCGAGTCTGCAGCGATACCGCAAGAACAAGTTTCCAAACGATCCCGAATGGGCCGCTGTCGTCTACGAACAACTGCGTGACGCGTTTGAACGCTTCTGCTACGAAGCTCCGGAAACTTCCGACCTGCACGCGATGCCCGCGGCATAGTGGTGCTGCACAAAGGCCGGTATTGGGTTCTGGACATCACTGAAGCCCCGGAGGAACGGCCGGGCTGAAGGTAGTCGGCATCAATCTCCGGCCCTGCGGCACCAGACACCGTGGCCACTGGTTCAGCAACGTGCGGAATAGTCCGTCGCTGACGGCATTGTGATCGATGGAAACCGGCACGGGCGAGCGGGCGAGCCCAGGGAAACGATTGCGGTCGGTAAAACAAGTTGCAAGACTCTGCCTCGCTTGCAGGTTCTCCCGGTACTCGTTCAGAAAGCAGGAACCCCGAAACATGGCAACGGCATCAGCTCGCCATATACTCGTCGATGACGAAACCCGATGCGAAGAGTTGAAACAGCAGATTGAGTGCGGAGCGGACTTCGCCGAGCTGGCCAGAGCGCACAGTGCCTGCCCGTCCGGTGCTCGCGGCGGCGATCTGGGAACATTTGAAAAGGGCCAGATGGTCCCGGAATTTGACAGCGTCGTGTTCAGCGACGCTCTCAACAAGGTCCTGGGTCCGGTCAGGACTCAGTTCGGCTTCCACCTGCTCGAAATCACAGCCCGGTGCGACTAGTCGGGTCTGAATACAGGCTCGCATTACGGCGTGGGAGAATTGAATCTGATCCCATGCCTGTCGATCGAACAAAGAACCTCCCGCATATGCGCGCGGGAGGTTTTTTTGTTGACGTCGGAAGATACAAGGCCTGCGGCAGAAGAGATGTACCCTCCCGTTGAAACGGGAGGGTGAAGCAACTGCTGTTATGCATTGGCCAATTCCAATCTGCCGATCGTCAAAAATATCGTGTGCCGTTCTGCGCTATTCGACGTCGACGGTCACAAATCGGGAAACGCTGTCTTCGCCCTGAGTAATCCGGACAAGCAACAGGACTTTGCCTGTCGCTGCTGCGGCGTTCATGGCATTGGCGGCATCGTCCACGGTCCGAATCGGCTGGCTGCCGATCCGAGTGATGACCATGCCGGGATTGAGTCCCGCACGAGCGCCGGTGCCGCGGCGGTCGACCGACGTGATGACGACACCGCTGGAATCTGGCAGACCGAGCTGTTGAGCGAGTTCATTGGTCAGGTTCTGAACGGCCACTCCGATGCCAGCCAGTTCCGCGGCTCCGTCGCCACCGTTGTCGTTATCGTCGCGGGTTTCGGGACTCGTGGCCCGCGCCGGGCTTTGCGGTCGTTTGGAGACGGTGATTCGCAGAACGCGTTCCTGTCCGTTTCGCAGAATTCGGATATCGTGAGGCTGACCGATTTCCAGACGCTCGACCGCACCCAGCATGCTGCGGTCGCTGGTGATCGCTTTTCCGGCAACATCCAGTATTACGTCACCGACCGCGAAGCCGGCCTTTTCTGCGGGTGAGTCCTGCACGACTCCCGTGACCACAATTCCGCGCGGAATTGTCAGGTTGAATGCTTTGGCCAGTTCGGCGTCGATCTCCTGCATCTCGATGCCCACGAAAGCGCGTTCGACGGTGCCGTCGGCGAGCAACTGTTCGGCAACCCATTTCGCAAGACTGACGGGAACGGCGAATCCGACGCCGTCGTATCCGCCGGCCCGCGTGGAAATCGCCGTGTTGATGCCGATGACTTCGCCCCGCAGATTCACCAGCGGTCCGCCGCTGTTGCCGGGGTTGATCGCCGCGTCGGTCTGAATGAATTCCTGAGCCATGCGGTCATCCCGAACGGCTCGCGACTTGGCGCTGATGATGCCCTGCGTCACCGTGCGGTCCAGGCCGAACGGACTTCCGAAGGCCAGCACCCAGTCACCGATTTCCGATTCGCTTTCGTCGCCGAGCGGCAGAAACGGCAACTGTTCATCGATGCGGATCCTGACCACAGCGACGTCCGATCGTTCGTCGGCCCGGATATCGGTCGCGGTGAATTCCCGGCCGTCACTGAGCCGCACGATGACTTCTTCGGCATCAGCGACGACGTGATTATTCGTCATGACAATGCCGTCCGGAGATACAATGAAACCGGAACCCTGGCCGTCCGGCAGTCGTTGTTCAAATTCGCGAGGCTGCTGGTTGCGAAACTGGCGGAACCGCGGATCGTTGCCGAAGAACCGCTGAAAGAACGGATCATTGAACGGTGAGGACGGATCGTCGAATGGCGATGACTGGTCGACCGAGCGCTTGACGACTCGGCCTGTCGTTTTAATGGAAACCACGGCCGGCAAAGCCGCGCGGGAAACCGACCGAAAGGCGCCGGAAAGCTGATCGGCGTGTTCCGCGCCCGGAACCGGACGGCCGCGTTCAACAACCGGCAACGGCGGAAGTGCATCCTTTCGCGGAGCTTCTGCAGTCTGCGACAAGGCCTGCGCGGTCCACGGAAACTGTGACTGATGAAAAACTCCCGCAGCCAGCAAACCGAGCAACATTCCCGTGATCAGGGTTGGCCATCGGAACTTGTTCATGGTGCCATTTCTCCTCTTTTCATTCGATCAACATTCAAACTTGACCATCAGCGATTCTGCCGGTTTCGCGGCGACCCGGAAGCAAGGTGGAACCCGAATCTGCCAGCGCGGCAGAATGCCGACATTGCAAACAAAAATGATGCCAAACGTCCCGTCGCGGGCGGAATCCGCGGCGCCTGTCGCCACGCGTTTCGTGTCGCGCGGACTGATCTGGCGAAAAACCGGGGAAAAATTATACCCTGCCGCATCAGTCCGTCATCAAGGCAAGGAAGCCATTCATGCGAGACAAATTTCTGCCGTTCGCTCCACCGCTGGTCGGTGAAGAAGAAATCTCCGAGGTCATCGATACTCTGAAATCCGGCTGGCTGACGACCGGCCCGAAGACTCGCACGTTCGCAGAACGATTCTCCGAATACACGAACGCTCCGGCCGCGCTGCCCGTCAGTTCCTGCACGGCCGCACTGCACCTGGCACTGCTGACATCGGGTGTCGGCCCCGGCGATGAAGTGATTACCACGCCGCTGACGTTCGCCGCGTCGGTCAACACGATCGAACACGCCGGAGCCCGTCCGGTTCTGGTTGATGTCGAACCAGACACGCTGAACATTGATCCCGAGAAGATCGAAGCGGCGATCACGCCGAAGACAAAGGCAGTCGTTGCGGTCCACTACGCCGGTCATCCCGTGGAGCTGGATGCGATCCGGACAATCACCGACAACCACGGCCTGACGCTGATCGAAGACGCGGCACACTCCATCGGAGCGGCCTGGCGAGGACAGCCCGTCGGTTCCGGGACCAACCCGGCGTGCTTCAGCTTTTACGCCACGAAGAACCTGACGACCGGCGAAGGAGGAATGCTGACGGGAACATCCGAACGCATTGAAGATGCCCGCATACTGAGTCTGCACGGCATGAGTCGCGAAGCATGGAGCCGCTATGCCGCCGGAGGCAAGTGGGCTTACGACATCGTCGCTCCCGGCTTCAAGTACAACATGACCGACATCCAGGCAGCCTTGGGGCTGCAGCAACTGCGGCGATTTGAAGCCATGCAGCAGCGCCGCCGTGAAATCGTCGCCCGGTATCAGTCAGCATTCGGGAACAATGCCGCGTTCCAGATGCCCGTCCATCGCAGCCACGTGACTCACGCCTGGCACCTGTTCGTGCTCAGAATCCGCGAATCCGAACTTGCAATCGATCGCAGCCGGTTCATCGAGGAACTGACGGCGAGAAACATCGGTACTTCAGTGCACTTCATTCCGATTCACCTGCATTCCTACTATCGGAACAAGTACGGGCTGCGGGATGCCGATCTGCCAGTCGCATTCGACAACTACCAGCGCATGCTGAGTCTTCCGCTGTCCGCCGCGATGAGCGATCAGGACGTCGCCGACGTCATTGAAGCCGTACTGGATGTCGCGGCCGGATTTCGGCGAAAGCGCGCAGCGGCCTGATGTCTGGTCAGCCGAGTATCGATGGACCACGCTCAAGCGCGCGACAATCGGGGCTGGCGCCCTGCCGGGGTCGCACAACCCGGGAACCACATTTTCGCAGAAGTTGTGCGGCACCGAGGGAAAGCCTTTTGCAGCGTCCTGCTGCAATCGTGTGCCGCGTGTCCGAACAGCGTCGGTCAGCGGTTTCCGATCGCTGTGTCACACTCCTTCTGCGAAGACGCGCTGCCTGGCTCGGAGGGCAGAGCCGTGACCACCATGTATTCCCGAGATGCCGGGGCCGCACCGACGCGTCGGCATTTCTTCCAACGATCGAGTTTACCGAATTCGTAATATGTAAAGTCCGGTGATTTTCCATGGCACGTGAACTCATCACTCGACTACACTCTCCGGATTGTCCGGAAACTTCCATCCAGGGTGTTCGTCCGTGAAACCGCTGACTCAGGCAACCGCAGTATTTAGCCGAATCGCCGCCCTGGCTGCGATTCTGGTCAGCGGTTTCGGACAGACGGTTCACATTCACCAGGAATGCGGACAGCACGGATGCGCAAGTCACTGCCAGGTCTCGGGTTCCGCGACCGATTCGCCAGGACATGCGGACACGCATCACTGCTGCTCGCACGGGCACGCTGCCGCCCCGCAGGATTCTGAAGTTCCGGCGAACAGCCATGTACCGCAACCGGGACACGATGACAGCCACTGTGCCGTCTGTTCTGTCCTGGCGCAGGCCCCGCAGGCGCCCGACATTGCGGGGCTGCCGGACGTCGTCGAAACCGTAGGCATCGTCCGCGAAGCCAGACGCGTTGTCGTCGTCAGCCGGGTTGCCTTCGTCGTGCAGACGCGCGGACCGCCAGCCTGCGCCGCTGATCCCGCTGCCTGAGACTCGCACGGACGACGATCCACTGCGAGCTTACCTGCCTGAGTGCAGGCGCCGGTCGTAGCGAACGGCCGTGCCGGCAGCCGGGTCAATTCCCGATGTGTGATCCCGTGTCTCTGAACGCTGCGCCACGAATTGCCGCGCGATCGAACGCCGGATCGGCCTTCATTCATCGATCTTCCCCGCACGCACTGAAGCTGTGTGCGCGTTGCAAAGGCTGCTCGTCATGAAACTCACGATACCAAACCGAAGCCGCGTTCGCGGTTTCACTCTGATCGAACTGCTGGTCGTCATCGCCATCATTGCCGTGTTGATCGCGCTGCTGCTGCCCGCCGTCCAGCAGGCGCGCGAAGCCGCGCGGCGGACTCAATGCCGCAACAACCTGAAGCAAATCGGCCTGGCGCTGCACAACTACCACGACGTTCACCGCACCCTGCCGTCCGGCTGGATTGCCGTGCTGAACGGGCAACCCAGCCCGCACGACGGACTGTCCGGCTTCGGATGGGCCACGATGATTCTTCCTTATCTGGACCAGCAGAACCTTTACAACCAGCTTGATCTCAACCTGGCAGTGAACGACCACCGCAACGAACCGTTCATTCGAAAGAGAATCACGGCCTACGTGTGTCCGTCGGATCCTCAACCGGAAACGTGGTGGATTCACGAAGCCGATCACAGTCACGGTCATGTCGCACCGGCGACGATGCAGCAGGACCATGTCGATCTGGCCGAACTGGCAACCGCCAACTACGCGGGAGTCTTCGGAACTCAGGACCTGCATCTTTGTGAACACGTCAGCGGCGCGTGTCTCAGCGACGGAACGTTCTACCACAACAGCAGTGTCCGGCTGCGAGATCTGACGGACGGAACTTCAAGCACGCTGATTGTCGGAGAACGACTGACGAAGCCCGAGCTGGAGTGGTTTACGACCTGGTCGGGAATGGTGCCGGAAGGCGAAGAGGCGTTTTCGCGAATCCTGGGATCCACCGACCACACTCCGAATAGTCGTGCCCTGCATCTCGACGATTTCAGCAGTCACCACACAGGCGGAGCACTGTTTTGTCTCGGCGACGGTTCGGTGCATTTCATCAGCGAAAACATCGACCACGGCGTGTACCAGAAGCTGGCGACGATCGCCGGCGGTGAGGCCGTTGGTGAGTTTTGACGGCAGACCGGAAACCGCGAAGTTCGGGAAATCTTCGCGTCACCGGCCTGTCGTCGACTGAGAAACGCGGCGATGGCGTGTGACATTTGGCAGGCCATTCGACGCGTTACCATTTCCAGTCCGTTACGCCCTTCAGGTTCTGGATGCGTTCGGCCGGCCACTTGCCGCCGTGTAGTTGAATGAACGTGTCGGCGGCCATGGCGTAAGTATCGTCGTGAGATTCCTGGTCCATGCCGGCAACGTGACCGCTGAGGATGACGTTCGACAACTGCAGCAACGGGCTGGAAGTCGGCAGCGGTTCCGTTTCGAACACGTCGAGCCCGGCGGCCCGCAGTTTTCCGGTCTGAAGCGCGTCAACCAGCGCCGGTTCATCGACCAGCGGACCTCGCGATGTGTTGATCAGCACCGCCGTCGGCTTCATCTTCGCGATCGTATCGGCGTTGATCATATGCCGCGTTTCCGGGACGACCGGAGCGTGCAGCGATACATAGTCGGATTCCGACAGCAACTGATCGAAGGACACCAGCCGAATACCGTGTTCATTGACAAATTCCGGGGCCGCGAACGGATCCGCGGCAATCACCGTCATTCCCAGGCCAATCGCGCGCGTGGCCGTGGCCCGCCCGATGCGGCCCAGACCGACCAGTCCCAGGGTGCTGCCCATCACTCGGGGCAGCGCGATGCGAGTCCATTCGCCGCGGCGGACTTCCTGGTCCAGCCGGGGAAACCCGCGCGCGAGCGCCATCAGCATCGCGATGGCATGTTCGGCCACGGAGTGATGGTTGACTCCGGGAGTCGTCGCGACGACGACACCGCGACGGTCGCTTTCCGGCAGATCGACGGCATCGAAGCCAACGCCAGCGCGACAGATGACGCGCAGATCGGGGCTGTTGGCAATCACGCCGGCCGTGATCGGCTCCGAACCGGCCAGGATTCCGTGGTAGCCCTGGACAGCATTCGTCAGGACGTCTTCGTTCCACAGGTTCAGATTGCGGGGCACAACGTCGCATTCGAACCCGGCGGCTTTCAGTGTGTCGAAATGAGGTCCGGTTTCGGCGTTGAGCGCCGTGCAGAGGATTCGTGGCATGTTCGGTTTCGTCACCTTTGGTCGGTAAATTGGCGGGAATGGCCGATGCCGGAGTTCGGCACCAGGCGCGGATGTTAAGCGACGCCGCTGCGCTTCGCTCGGCCGCGACGAAAAATCGCCGCACTTCCGTCGCCGACTTGCCGTCCCGGCGCCTCAACGCTGAACCCGGAAAGAAATGCACGACGGATTGGCGATTCGGTCGAACAGACGTCCCGCCGCAGCGTGAGTTCCCGGCAGCGGCTGGCTTCGGCACAGCGCTGGAATCCTTTTTCACCGGCAGCGGACTTCCCAGCGGAATGGTTTTTTCCGTAAGATCTTGCTGTGAAAGCCGCAGGGAAGTATCAATTGCTGAGTATTCCTGCATATTACTGGTTGGGAATCCGCTGAAGTCGATTCCCGCCAATCCACTGTTCCCAGAGAAGGAGGAAACTATTAAACGCTCTCGTCCCACCGCGGCTCCCCAGGTAAACACTCCGCGGATGAATGAACGCATTCGCATTTCTCCGATTCGCGTCGTCAACGCCGAAGGAGAAATGCTTGGGGAAATGGAAACGGAAGAAGCTCTCAGAATGGCGATGGATCAGGGGCTGGACCTTGTGGAAGTCAGTCCGGACGCCCGCCCGCCGGTTTGCCGCATCATGAATTACGGCAAAGTGATCTATGAGCGCCAAAAGAAGTCCAGCGGGCCCAAACAGCATCGCACGCAGTTGAAGCAGCTGCGGTTGCGGGCAAAGACCGGGGCTCACGACATTGAAGTCAAAGTCAACAAGGCTCGGGAGTTTCTGGGCCGGCGTGACAAGGTGAAGATCAACGTGATGTTCCGCGGTCGCGAGAACGCTCACCACGACCGCGGTCGGGAGATGCTGGAAGAAATCGTCGAATCGCTGAAGGACGTGGCCACCGTCGAACAGTCGCCGCGGATGGAAAGCGGCCGGATGATGTCCGTCCTGCTGTCTCCGCATGCCAAGTGACCGGCATCGCCTGTGCGGGATAGAAACGCATAGCCGATTCCTCACCGGCGGACACCGCGCTTCGGGTCACGGTGTTTCAGTAAGCGCGGTTCACCAACTGTTTCAGGGCGCAATCCGGTGAGAATCACGCCCCTGCTATTCGTCCTGCTTTGTACGCTGACGCGACCGGCCACGGCTGTGGATCGGCCGAATGTCGTGTGGCTGGTGTCGGAAGACAACTCCGTTCACTACCTGAAGCTTTACGATCCGCACGGAGCGGAGACACCGCGCGTTGCCGAACTCGCGGAACACGGTCTGGTCTTTGACCACGCGTTTTCAAACGCTCCCGTTTGCAGTGTCGCCCGGACAACTCTGGCCACGGGCTGCTACGCACCGCGGATCGGCACTCAGTTCCACCGCAAATCCGTGGCCGTGCCGATGCCGGACGGGCTGGCGATGTTTCCGGAGATCCTGCGAAACGCCGGCTACTACACCGCCAACAACAACAAGACCGACTACAACGCCATCCCCGGTGGCCGCGTCTGGGATGATTCGTCCCGGTCCGCGACGTGGAACGGCCGACGAACCGGGCAACCGTTCTTTTACATGCAGAGCTTTCCCGTCTGCCACGAAAGCTCGCTGCATTTCAACGAACAGCAGATGCTCAGCGAGTCGACGACAGCCGACCCGGACTCCGCGTTTGTTGCTCCGTATCACCCCGACACACCCGTCTTTCGATACACCGCCGCCCGGTATCACGACCGGATCGCTCAGATGGATCAGCAGATTGGAGCCGTCGTCGATCAGCTGACGGCCGACGGTTTGCTGGAAGAGACATTCATCTTCTATTTTGGCGATCACGGTGGAGTTCTGCCGGGAAGCAAGGGGTACGCTCGCGAATGCGGCCTGCACGTGCCGCTGGTCATTCGTGTGCCGGACAAGTGGGCTCATCTGGTTGACGCCGGCGTCGGATCACGGCAAACCGGCTTCGTCAGCTTCATCGACTTCGCGCCGACCGTGCTGAATCTGGCGGGAATCTCCGTGCCCGATCAAATGGATGGACGACCGTTCGTGGGTTCCGGCATCACTCAGGCGGAACTGAACGCCCGCGACGAAGCATTCGGCAGCGCGGACCGTTTCGACGAAAAGTACGATCAGGTGCGCAGTCTTCGGCGGGGACGATACGAGTACATTCGCAACTACCAGCCGTTCAATTTCGACGGCCTGCAAAACAATTATCGCTACCGGATGCTGGCGTGGCAGGAATGGCGGCAGATGTTTCTGGCCGGCACCCTGAACGATGCTCAGCGCCGGTTCTTCCTTCCGCGACCGGCCGAACAGCTCTTCGACGTGGAAGCGGATCCGCATGAAGTCAATGACCTGGCAGACGACCCACAGCATGAGCACGTCCTGGCGGAGCTTCGGCAGCGGATGACGGAATGGACGAAGTCGCTGCCGGACCTGAGCTTCTATCCGGAAAGTGTCCTTGCCGAATCGGCCTTTTCCGATCCGACTACCTTCGGACAGGAGAACCGTCAGGCGATCGCCGCGTACGTTGACATCGCGGATCTGCAGCTAATTCCGTTCGCGCAGGCGGAACAGCGCATTGAGGCGGCACTACAGTCGGACGATCCATGGCAGCGTTATTGGGGACTGATCACCTGCAGCGTTCACGGTCTCCAGGCAGCGAAATTCGCGAAAACAGCCGGACATCTTGCCGAGAATGATCCGGAAGGGCTGGTGCGTGTGCGCGCCGCCGAGTTCCTGGGACTGATTTCCGCGACGGACCCGCAGGCCGTGATTCTCAACGCATTAACAGAATCTGATTCGGCGCTGGAGGTCGGACTGATGCTGAATTCCGTTGTGCTGCTGCGCGATGGCCGACCGGGTTACGAATTTCGTGTTTCACCGGAGCTGTTTTCGCCGACGGTTAGAAACGACGACACGGTTGCCCGCCGGCTGGAGTACCTGGTTCCATAGCGAATTCGGGGAAGCATCGCGTTGCAGAACGCACGTTGATGTGACGCGCGGCGGACAACATCGTACGATGATACCCCGAGCGGGGCGATTTGAGGTATTCTGGCTCGCGGCATGAAGAAGTGCGAAAAGTATCAGAGTTCGCCGCGGCCAGTATGATTGCTCTGACCGTTTCGATTCCCCAAGTGCCGGAATTTCCCAATGCGATTGCCCCGACTGCTCCTGCTGCTGACCCTCACGCTGTCCTGCGCCGCTGACTGTTCCAGTGCCGATGACAGGCTGGTGTTCGATGCAAAAAACGCGGAAGGCAAGCCGCCGCACGTGGTCCTGATTGCCGGCGACGACGAGTATCGGACGGAAGAATCGATGCCGATGCTGGCGA
The Planctomycetaceae bacterium genome window above contains:
- a CDS encoding peptidylprolyl isomerase, with product MATASARHILVDDETRCEELKQQIECGADFAELARAHSACPSGARGGDLGTFEKGQMVPEFDSVVFSDALNKVLGPVRTQFGFHLLEITARCD
- a CDS encoding phosphoglycerate dehydrogenase, encoding MPRILCTALNAETGPHFDTLKAAGFECDVVPRNLNLWNEDVLTNAVQGYHGILAGSEPITAGVIANSPDLRVICRAGVGFDAVDLPESDRRGVVVATTPGVNHHSVAEHAIAMLMALARGFPRLDQEVRRGEWTRIALPRVMGSTLGLVGLGRIGRATATRAIGLGMTVIAADPFAAPEFVNEHGIRLVSFDQLLSESDYVSLHAPVVPETRHMINADTIAKMKPTAVLINTSRGPLVDEPALVDALQTGKLRAAGLDVFETEPLPTSSPLLQLSNVILSGHVAGMDQESHDDTYAMAADTFIQLHGGKWPAERIQNLKGVTDWKW
- a CDS encoding Do family serine endopeptidase — translated: MNKFRWPTLITGMLLGLLAAGVFHQSQFPWTAQALSQTAEAPRKDALPPLPVVERGRPVPGAEHADQLSGAFRSVSRAALPAVVSIKTTGRVVKRSVDQSSPFDDPSSPFNDPFFQRFFGNDPRFRQFRNQQPREFEQRLPDGQGSGFIVSPDGIVMTNNHVVADAEEVIVRLSDGREFTATDIRADERSDVAVVRIRIDEQLPFLPLGDESESEIGDWVLAFGSPFGLDRTVTQGIISAKSRAVRDDRMAQEFIQTDAAINPGNSGGPLVNLRGEVIGINTAISTRAGGYDGVGFAVPVSLAKWVAEQLLADGTVERAFVGIEMQEIDAELAKAFNLTIPRGIVVTGVVQDSPAEKAGFAVGDVILDVAGKAITSDRSMLGAVERLEIGQPHDIRILRNGQERVLRITVSKRPQSPARATSPETRDDNDNGGDGAAELAGIGVAVQNLTNELAQQLGLPDSSGVVITSVDRRGTGARAGLNPGMVITRIGSQPIRTVDDAANAMNAAAATGKVLLLVRITQGEDSVSRFVTVDVE
- a CDS encoding sulfatase codes for the protein MRITPLLFVLLCTLTRPATAVDRPNVVWLVSEDNSVHYLKLYDPHGAETPRVAELAEHGLVFDHAFSNAPVCSVARTTLATGCYAPRIGTQFHRKSVAVPMPDGLAMFPEILRNAGYYTANNNKTDYNAIPGGRVWDDSSRSATWNGRRTGQPFFYMQSFPVCHESSLHFNEQQMLSESTTADPDSAFVAPYHPDTPVFRYTAARYHDRIAQMDQQIGAVVDQLTADGLLEETFIFYFGDHGGVLPGSKGYARECGLHVPLVIRVPDKWAHLVDAGVGSRQTGFVSFIDFAPTVLNLAGISVPDQMDGRPFVGSGITQAELNARDEAFGSADRFDEKYDQVRSLRRGRYEYIRNYQPFNFDGLQNNYRYRMLAWQEWRQMFLAGTLNDAQRRFFLPRPAEQLFDVEADPHEVNDLADDPQHEHVLAELRQRMTEWTKSLPDLSFYPESVLAESAFSDPTTFGQENRQAIAAYVDIADLQLIPFAQAEQRIEAALQSDDPWQRYWGLITCSVHGLQAAKFAKTAGHLAENDPEGLVRVRAAEFLGLISATDPQAVILNALTESDSALEVGLMLNSVVLLRDGRPGYEFRVSPELFSPTVRNDDTVARRLEYLVP
- a CDS encoding DUF1559 domain-containing protein, whose amino-acid sequence is MKLTIPNRSRVRGFTLIELLVVIAIIAVLIALLLPAVQQAREAARRTQCRNNLKQIGLALHNYHDVHRTLPSGWIAVLNGQPSPHDGLSGFGWATMILPYLDQQNLYNQLDLNLAVNDHRNEPFIRKRITAYVCPSDPQPETWWIHEADHSHGHVAPATMQQDHVDLAELATANYAGVFGTQDLHLCEHVSGACLSDGTFYHNSSVRLRDLTDGTSSTLIVGERLTKPELEWFTTWSGMVPEGEEAFSRILGSTDHTPNSRALHLDDFSSHHTGGALFCLGDGSVHFISENIDHGVYQKLATIAGGEAVGEF
- a CDS encoding DegT/DnrJ/EryC1/StrS aminotransferase family protein, whose protein sequence is MRDKFLPFAPPLVGEEEISEVIDTLKSGWLTTGPKTRTFAERFSEYTNAPAALPVSSCTAALHLALLTSGVGPGDEVITTPLTFAASVNTIEHAGARPVLVDVEPDTLNIDPEKIEAAITPKTKAVVAVHYAGHPVELDAIRTITDNHGLTLIEDAAHSIGAAWRGQPVGSGTNPACFSFYATKNLTTGEGGMLTGTSERIEDARILSLHGMSREAWSRYAAGGKWAYDIVAPGFKYNMTDIQAALGLQQLRRFEAMQQRRREIVARYQSAFGNNAAFQMPVHRSHVTHAWHLFVLRIRESELAIDRSRFIEELTARNIGTSVHFIPIHLHSYYRNKYGLRDADLPVAFDNYQRMLSLPLSAAMSDQDVADVIEAVLDVAAGFRRKRAAA
- the infC gene encoding translation initiation factor IF-3, encoding MNERIRISPIRVVNAEGEMLGEMETEEALRMAMDQGLDLVEVSPDARPPVCRIMNYGKVIYERQKKSSGPKQHRTQLKQLRLRAKTGAHDIEVKVNKAREFLGRRDKVKINVMFRGRENAHHDRGREMLEEIVESLKDVATVEQSPRMESGRMMSVLLSPHAK